In the genome of Paenibacillus pabuli, one region contains:
- a CDS encoding metal-sensitive transcriptional regulator yields MRKSHHSQEMKGNLISRLNRVEGQIRGIKGLIEKDTYCDDVLTQIAAAQSALNSVGKLLLEGHMKSCIVERIQAGELEVVDELLVTVRKLMK; encoded by the coding sequence GTGCGCAAGAGCCATCACTCTCAAGAGATGAAGGGTAATCTGATTTCTCGCTTGAACCGCGTTGAAGGACAGATCCGCGGGATCAAGGGATTGATCGAGAAGGACACCTATTGTGATGATGTGCTGACGCAGATCGCTGCGGCTCAGTCTGCTCTCAATTCGGTAGGCAAGCTTTTGCTGGAAGGTCACATGAAGAGTTGTATTGTTGAGCGCATTCAGGCCGGAGAGCTTGAGGTTGTGGATGAATTATTGGTAACGGTAAGGAAGTTAATGAAGTAA
- a CDS encoding ABC transporter ATP-binding protein, which translates to MTPEHNERVAAATDENTTTPTSSGVPDHGAVALPAHHSSPALEVLNVHASFRERRSTLPVLDGLSLTVEQGEFVAIVGPSGCGKSTLFHIIGGLLKPQEGQILMNGQDVTGQRGKISYMPQQPALFPWRTIEDNVLLAGEVSADAPPRAEALADARKWLSSVGLAGFEQAYPHMLSGGMQQRVAFLRALLSPQELMLLDEPFSALDALTRSDMQRWLLDIWEQNRRSVLFITHNIEEALLLADRIYVLSNRPAAVLHEVDVPFDRPRHEAITEESAFLERKRQISQWMREEQQKTRLSK; encoded by the coding sequence ATGACACCCGAACACAACGAGCGGGTAGCTGCTGCGACGGATGAAAATACAACCACTCCAACGAGTAGTGGAGTTCCCGACCATGGAGCCGTAGCCTTACCTGCACATCATTCATCACCAGCGTTGGAAGTTCTGAACGTGCATGCTTCGTTCCGAGAGCGACGCAGCACATTGCCCGTTCTGGATGGCCTTTCTCTGACCGTGGAACAAGGCGAATTCGTAGCCATTGTCGGTCCTTCCGGCTGCGGTAAAAGCACCCTGTTTCACATCATCGGCGGTCTGCTGAAACCTCAGGAGGGTCAAATCCTGATGAATGGTCAGGATGTTACTGGACAACGCGGCAAGATTAGCTATATGCCGCAGCAGCCTGCACTATTTCCATGGCGTACCATTGAGGACAATGTGCTGCTTGCAGGTGAAGTGTCTGCGGATGCACCACCCCGAGCAGAAGCGCTTGCAGATGCTCGGAAGTGGCTGAGCAGTGTCGGACTGGCCGGATTTGAACAAGCCTATCCGCATATGTTATCGGGCGGCATGCAGCAGCGGGTTGCCTTTCTGCGCGCCCTGCTCAGTCCACAGGAGTTGATGCTGCTGGATGAGCCTTTCAGTGCGCTGGATGCATTGACCCGCAGCGACATGCAGCGCTGGCTGCTCGACATCTGGGAACAGAACCGCCGCTCGGTGCTGTTCATTACGCATAATATCGAGGAAGCATTGCTGCTTGCTGACCGTATCTATGTTTTATCGAATCGGCCTGCAGCTGTACTGCACGAGGTGGATGTTCCCTTTGATCGTCCACGTCACGAAGCGATCACGGAGGAATCTGCTTTTCTTGAACGGAAACGGCAGATTTCCCAGTGGATGAGAGAAGAACAGCAGAAAACCCGCCTATCTAAATAG
- a CDS encoding phosphotransferase — protein MKDNSNKQMEPVRILESAEDMEYLALTVQRILGESCAVVQSWEAESINPGQLNFTTSGIYRIHGAAAAGETLRQWSFILKIIKPDSSEKEDVSYHNYWKRESEIFTSGILDHLPRRVVAPNCYAVQNRLNNTIALWMEDVAGYSERTHVWQLDDWSWVAECLGEFHGAYLTETELPQHDWICPAWLKSWVRGCRQYSPEIIEPCLERSGDDPAKGKERYPELESNIHDQAYFIWRWFTKFSKQMDELLVSLERLPRVLSHQDLGQGNIFLPAERDHETLLTLIDWQFMSISGIGEELGKLYGVNASLGHIAEKDFISAKEKLFERYIYGLRTAGWPGDERIARYGYCVGVAARSMWEVPQWLKWVEELRSSSNQNHELFSKIAARTQIISIQMDMAAEAAALANTIFVAEN, from the coding sequence ATGAAAGATAATTCAAATAAACAGATGGAACCAGTCCGTATTTTGGAATCGGCAGAGGATATGGAATATCTTGCTCTCACTGTACAAAGAATATTGGGGGAGTCTTGCGCTGTAGTGCAGTCGTGGGAAGCTGAATCCATCAATCCAGGCCAGCTTAATTTCACCACATCGGGCATATATCGTATACATGGAGCGGCTGCGGCGGGTGAAACACTAAGGCAGTGGTCTTTTATTCTAAAAATCATTAAACCAGATTCGTCGGAAAAAGAAGATGTATCATACCATAATTACTGGAAAAGGGAATCGGAAATCTTCACTTCTGGAATACTTGATCATTTACCAAGGCGAGTTGTCGCACCCAATTGTTACGCGGTGCAGAACAGATTGAATAATACCATTGCACTGTGGATGGAAGACGTTGCCGGATATTCTGAACGCACTCATGTATGGCAATTGGATGACTGGAGTTGGGTCGCTGAATGTCTTGGTGAGTTTCATGGTGCTTACTTGACGGAAACGGAGCTGCCTCAACATGATTGGATTTGCCCGGCTTGGCTAAAGTCTTGGGTTAGAGGCTGTCGTCAGTATTCTCCTGAGATCATCGAGCCTTGCCTCGAAAGGTCTGGAGATGATCCTGCGAAGGGTAAAGAGAGATATCCTGAATTGGAAAGTAACATACATGATCAAGCTTATTTTATCTGGCGATGGTTTACGAAGTTCAGCAAGCAAATGGACGAGCTCTTGGTCTCACTGGAACGTCTGCCACGGGTGCTGTCACATCAGGATCTGGGACAAGGTAATATATTTTTGCCGGCAGAGCGTGATCATGAAACTCTTCTTACCCTCATTGATTGGCAATTCATGAGTATTTCTGGAATAGGAGAGGAATTGGGCAAGTTATATGGTGTCAACGCAAGTTTGGGTCACATAGCCGAAAAAGATTTTATATCAGCCAAAGAAAAATTGTTCGAGCGCTACATATACGGTCTTCGAACAGCAGGCTGGCCAGGAGATGAACGAATTGCAAGATATGGTTATTGTGTAGGAGTAGCTGCCCGGAGCATGTGGGAAGTGCCTCAGTGGTTGAAATGGGTGGAGGAATTAAGGAGTTCTTCTAATCAAAATCATGAGCTTTTCAGCAAAATAGCGGCTCGAACCCAGATCATCTCCATTCAAATGGACATGGCGGCAGAGGCTGCTGCACTTGCTAACACTATATTTGTGGCAGAGAATTAA
- a CDS encoding DMT family transporter has translation MALSRAKAGWVLAFLVLMWGVNWPLTKYALNFTPPLIFAGMRLLIGGLVLGMYAFPRYKTLRLKQTWHIYAISAVLNIIFFYGFQTVGLTEVPAGLFSSIVFLQPVLLGIGAWLWLGESMYGLKIAGLVLGFAGVATISIGGMTGKVSPEGVMLGLFSAISWAIGTVYMKRNSMKVDGIWMTAIPILIGGVVLTLTGTVTESWADVQWVLPFILDTLFISVFVIALGWLAFFKLVSSGEASKVGSFTFLIPLIALLCSVLFLGESVTVNLIAGLVMIIASILLVNVKVKGSKVAKI, from the coding sequence GGCTGGGTCCTGGCTTTTCTGGTACTCATGTGGGGAGTGAACTGGCCCCTGACCAAATACGCATTAAATTTTACACCCCCGCTTATATTCGCAGGCATGCGCCTGTTAATTGGGGGCCTGGTGCTGGGGATGTACGCTTTTCCCCGCTACAAAACGCTGCGGCTGAAGCAAACCTGGCATATCTATGCCATATCTGCGGTGCTTAATATCATCTTCTTCTACGGTTTTCAGACCGTGGGACTGACGGAAGTGCCGGCAGGCTTATTTTCATCCATCGTGTTCCTTCAGCCTGTGCTGCTTGGAATAGGAGCCTGGTTGTGGCTGGGCGAGTCCATGTATGGACTGAAAATTGCCGGATTGGTGCTCGGTTTTGCAGGAGTGGCTACGATCAGTATCGGTGGCATGACAGGCAAAGTATCCCCTGAAGGGGTTATGCTTGGGCTGTTCAGTGCCATTAGCTGGGCGATCGGGACCGTATATATGAAAAGAAATTCAATGAAGGTCGATGGAATCTGGATGACTGCCATTCCGATTCTGATCGGTGGAGTTGTTCTGACATTGACGGGTACGGTCACAGAGAGCTGGGCTGACGTGCAGTGGGTGCTTCCTTTTATACTGGATACGCTGTTTATTTCGGTGTTTGTCATTGCGTTGGGTTGGCTGGCGTTCTTCAAACTGGTAAGCTCCGGCGAAGCCAGCAAAGTAGGATCGTTTACGTTTCTGATTCCGCTGATCGCCTTGCTATGCAGTGTGCTGTTTCTCGGAGAGTCGGTGACGGTCAATCTGATCGCAGGTCTGGTCATGATTATTGCGAGCATCCTGCTTGTGAATGTTAAGGTGAAAGGCAGCAAGGTGGCGAAAATATAG
- a CDS encoding TetR family transcriptional regulator, giving the protein MTEPELDIKTRILLAAKKLFAQQGYDGTSVRQICDEAGANVSLVSYHFGGKEKVFEALFEHFFPDHMMNELAEESMSSPVEGIRRIIGEVVKFTMTDREMSDIVQLEITLRTHRTATVFRFLDPVWTRVRELLQEGKEQGVFQIESVSYAMLQVMGVALAHKRAKNSRFSFDYQDMNTDELAEQTIEFVLRGLGVNSNERNH; this is encoded by the coding sequence ATGACGGAACCGGAATTGGATATAAAAACGAGGATTTTGCTTGCAGCCAAGAAACTTTTTGCACAGCAGGGGTATGACGGGACAAGTGTTCGTCAAATCTGTGATGAGGCGGGTGCGAATGTATCACTGGTCTCGTATCATTTTGGCGGAAAAGAAAAGGTGTTCGAAGCCTTATTTGAGCACTTTTTTCCTGATCATATGATGAACGAGTTGGCTGAAGAGTCCATGTCCTCCCCCGTGGAGGGTATCCGACGAATCATAGGTGAAGTTGTAAAGTTCACAATGACGGACCGGGAGATGAGCGATATAGTGCAGCTTGAAATTACGCTGCGTACCCATCGCACAGCCACTGTGTTTCGTTTTTTGGACCCCGTCTGGACCAGAGTGAGAGAACTGCTGCAAGAAGGCAAGGAGCAGGGCGTGTTTCAGATCGAGTCCGTATCTTATGCGATGCTTCAGGTCATGGGTGTAGCTTTGGCGCACAAACGGGCCAAGAACTCACGATTTAGCTTTGACTATCAGGATATGAACACAGATGAACTAGCCGAGCAGACCATTGAATTCGTACTACGAGGATTGGGAGTGAATAGCAATGAACGAAACCATTGA
- a CDS encoding copper ion binding protein has translation MSNITLNVTGMSCNHCVKSVEEAVKNAGANGKVDLAGGTVAVEYDEQKVNVDQIKAAIEDQGYDVV, from the coding sequence ATGTCAAATATTACGTTGAACGTTACAGGAATGTCTTGCAATCACTGTGTGAAATCGGTTGAAGAAGCCGTGAAGAATGCGGGAGCCAATGGTAAGGTTGATCTGGCAGGAGGAACTGTAGCAGTTGAATATGACGAGCAAAAAGTTAATGTGGATCAGATCAAGGCAGCCATTGAAGATCAAGGATATGACGTAGTCTAA
- a CDS encoding YhgE/Pip domain-containing protein has protein sequence MLQALRILLKKPPVIVGIVTALMFQVIFSVIWMTAYSGVNDRMNELTVAVVNEDGEQSRGIADRMAETLPFHTVTNLSAAEALDQLNHRKIHMVLNIPAGFNQLIQTAGSTAEIKYTINEANPVTIKSMMQGVSQSVTNTINKQATAQGVQAVLTASGAPADQAAEAAANLTTRVEGTTTSINPVNGMNNQMVPMMMVLASYVGAMIMGMNLQTAMGMLSATHSRWTLFGARVVINLGSALVVSLLGSSLIVSLGGQIEQGFIAFWLFQALFLCTFMFFSQFFLICFGPAGSVFNIISLSLQLVSSGAMVPRELLNSFYSGIGQYLPATYAVQGVLSAQLGGPGVQSAAGSIVIVLLVAVALSLVVTLLKKQRMPAGAPSTAPMNS, from the coding sequence ATGTTGCAGGCTTTACGTATATTGTTGAAAAAACCGCCAGTAATTGTGGGGATCGTGACGGCACTTATGTTCCAAGTGATCTTCAGCGTGATCTGGATGACAGCATATTCCGGAGTGAATGACCGGATGAATGAATTGACGGTTGCCGTTGTCAATGAGGATGGAGAGCAGTCCAGGGGGATCGCAGATCGTATGGCTGAGACGCTTCCTTTTCATACCGTAACGAACCTGAGTGCTGCCGAAGCACTTGACCAGTTAAATCATCGCAAGATTCATATGGTGCTCAATATTCCTGCAGGTTTTAACCAGCTGATTCAGACAGCTGGTTCAACTGCCGAAATCAAGTATACCATTAACGAGGCAAATCCGGTTACGATCAAAAGCATGATGCAAGGTGTATCGCAAAGCGTGACGAACACGATTAACAAGCAAGCAACCGCTCAAGGTGTGCAAGCTGTATTGACGGCTTCCGGAGCGCCTGCAGATCAGGCAGCTGAAGCTGCTGCCAACCTGACTACACGAGTGGAAGGTACAACCACTTCCATTAATCCGGTTAACGGCATGAACAACCAGATGGTTCCGATGATGATGGTACTCGCTTCTTATGTGGGAGCCATGATTATGGGGATGAACCTGCAGACAGCGATGGGTATGCTGTCCGCTACTCACTCCCGCTGGACATTGTTCGGTGCCAGAGTGGTTATTAATCTCGGGTCTGCTCTTGTGGTTTCCCTGCTGGGATCGTCACTGATTGTGTCGCTGGGCGGACAGATCGAGCAAGGATTTATCGCATTCTGGTTGTTCCAGGCGTTGTTCCTCTGCACGTTCATGTTCTTCTCCCAGTTCTTCCTGATTTGTTTTGGACCGGCAGGAAGCGTGTTCAACATCATTTCACTGTCGCTGCAACTGGTATCTTCCGGTGCAATGGTGCCACGTGAATTGCTGAACAGTTTCTACAGTGGTATTGGACAGTATCTGCCAGCCACATATGCCGTTCAAGGTGTTCTGAGTGCTCAACTGGGCGGACCTGGAGTTCAATCCGCTGCTGGCTCGATTGTTATTGTATTGCTGGTTGCTGTAGCCCTCTCCCTGGTGGTGACGTTGTTGAAAAAACAACGCATGCCAGCTGGGGCACCAAGCACGGCTCCAATGAACAGCTAA
- a CDS encoding TatD family hydrolase has translation MQSTAFAPLIDAHLHLDKYTPEEQREMLHSFPSQQVEAVIAVSMNLASAQTNLELASQYPRTVYPAFGFHPEQPLPSLAEQDLFFKWIEKHMGQATAIGEVGLPYYNRQEAEQAGQYFDQSGYIDLLERFIQLAKRHGKPIVLHAVYEDANIACDLLEQYHHRRAHFHWFKGSKRTVQRMADNGYFVSFTPDIIYEEEIRELARQYPSEQVMAETDGPWPFEGPFQGRMTHPAMTRQVIQAWSEVTGMGTERAARLFYQNTKRFYGLP, from the coding sequence ATGCAATCAACCGCTTTTGCACCCTTGATCGATGCCCATCTTCACCTGGACAAATATACACCTGAAGAACAACGGGAGATGCTGCATTCATTCCCATCCCAGCAGGTTGAGGCCGTCATCGCCGTTTCCATGAATCTAGCTTCTGCCCAGACCAACTTGGAACTAGCTTCACAATACCCTCGTACCGTATATCCGGCCTTTGGGTTCCATCCTGAGCAGCCCCTGCCGTCCCTGGCAGAGCAGGATCTATTTTTCAAATGGATCGAAAAGCATATGGGACAAGCCACAGCGATTGGGGAAGTTGGATTGCCTTATTACAACCGACAGGAAGCCGAACAGGCAGGACAGTACTTTGATCAGAGCGGCTATATTGATCTGTTGGAGCGATTCATCCAGCTGGCGAAACGGCATGGTAAACCGATTGTACTACACGCTGTCTACGAGGATGCCAATATCGCCTGTGACCTGCTGGAGCAATATCATCATCGACGCGCTCATTTTCACTGGTTCAAAGGCTCCAAGCGGACCGTCCAGCGAATGGCTGATAACGGATACTTCGTCTCGTTCACACCTGACATCATATACGAAGAAGAAATTCGTGAACTAGCTCGCCAGTATCCTTCCGAGCAGGTTATGGCAGAGACGGATGGGCCTTGGCCTTTCGAGGGACCTTTTCAGGGAAGAATGACTCACCCTGCCATGACCCGACAGGTCATTCAGGCTTGGAGTGAAGTGACCGGTATGGGAACCGAGCGGGCTGCGCGTCTCTTTTATCAGAATACAAAACGCTTCTATGGTCTTCCTTAG
- the nfsA gene encoding oxygen-insensitive NADPH nitroreductase → MNETIELMMKHRSVRKFKPDPVSEEQLAAIVAAGQMASSSSSVQAYTVIAVTEQEQKAKLAELAGNQSYVNECPVFLVWCADLYRLSDAAKRHLPEKESYEDSTENFMVATIDVALASQNAALAAESLGFGIVYIGGLRNRIEEVSEVLGLPDGVYPVYGMCIGVADQETGLRPRLPLDAVLHHGRYNAEQTLKGVESYDETTAAYMKERTQGERSTPWSEMMAKRLTEPVRLQMKPFLEGKGFLKR, encoded by the coding sequence ATGAACGAAACCATTGAATTGATGATGAAGCACCGCTCTGTGCGTAAATTCAAGCCTGACCCGGTAAGTGAGGAGCAGCTGGCAGCAATCGTGGCGGCCGGGCAGATGGCTTCCTCTTCAAGTAGTGTTCAGGCCTATACTGTAATTGCTGTTACCGAACAGGAGCAGAAGGCCAAATTGGCTGAATTGGCAGGCAATCAATCTTATGTCAACGAATGCCCTGTGTTTCTCGTATGGTGTGCGGACCTTTATCGGCTGAGTGATGCTGCCAAGCGTCATTTGCCTGAAAAGGAATCCTATGAGGACTCCACAGAAAACTTTATGGTGGCAACAATCGATGTTGCACTCGCATCGCAGAATGCTGCCCTTGCAGCAGAGTCACTGGGTTTCGGGATTGTATATATTGGCGGGCTGCGTAACCGAATTGAGGAAGTTAGCGAAGTATTGGGCTTGCCTGACGGCGTCTATCCGGTTTATGGCATGTGCATTGGTGTTGCTGATCAGGAGACAGGTCTTCGTCCGCGACTACCGCTCGATGCCGTCTTGCACCATGGCCGCTATAACGCCGAGCAGACCCTCAAAGGCGTCGAGAGTTATGATGAAACGACCGCTGCTTACATGAAGGAGCGCACTCAAGGGGAACGTTCTACACCGTGGTCCGAAATGATGGCGAAACGCCTCACAGAACCGGTACGCCTACAGATGAAGCCATTCCTCGAAGGCAAAGGATTCTTGAAACGTTAA
- a CDS encoding ABC transporter permease, with amino-acid sequence MPAYWKSVWPPFVAVILFIAIWQGAVSLFHIEKWMLPAPSDIAHEAASQAERLGMHAWATIQLTLIGFAAGTLVGLLIAMVLHLIPFLKSALYPLLILSQNIPTIALAPLLLIWFGFGLLPKLITIILVCFFPVAVAAMDGLTRTDAAMMNYMRMAGAKRGHIFWKLELPHALPSVFSGIKIAATYSVMGAIIAEWIGADKGIGYYMMLQKSAYRTDRLFVAIMIIVALSLLLFLLIALLEKLLVRWRPQKR; translated from the coding sequence ATGCCTGCCTATTGGAAAAGCGTATGGCCGCCCTTTGTGGCGGTTATTCTCTTTATAGCGATATGGCAGGGAGCCGTCTCCCTGTTCCATATTGAGAAATGGATGCTGCCTGCGCCTTCGGACATCGCCCATGAAGCAGCGTCTCAGGCCGAGCGGCTTGGCATGCATGCATGGGCAACCATCCAGCTGACCTTGATCGGATTTGCAGCAGGTACACTTGTGGGATTACTGATTGCGATGGTGCTGCATTTGATTCCATTTTTGAAATCTGCACTCTATCCATTACTTATCCTTAGTCAAAATATACCGACCATTGCGCTTGCTCCGCTCTTGCTGATCTGGTTCGGATTTGGGCTGCTGCCCAAATTGATTACCATCATCCTGGTCTGCTTCTTCCCGGTGGCTGTAGCTGCCATGGACGGGTTGACCCGCACCGATGCAGCGATGATGAACTATATGCGCATGGCTGGTGCAAAACGCGGCCACATTTTCTGGAAGCTCGAACTTCCACATGCATTGCCCTCGGTGTTCTCGGGCATTAAAATTGCCGCTACGTACAGCGTCATGGGTGCGATTATCGCCGAATGGATCGGTGCAGATAAGGGTATTGGTTATTATATGATGCTGCAAAAATCAGCCTATCGGACCGATCGTCTTTTCGTGGCAATTATGATTATTGTTGCACTAAGTCTGCTGCTCTTCCTGCTCATTGCGCTACTGGAGAAGCTGCTCGTACGCTGGCGGCCACAAAAGCGATAA
- a CDS encoding GNAT family N-acetyltransferase, whose amino-acid sequence MSEIAIRRAVIRDYTGVSSLMDELHHLHVEARPDVYRELQTRMDEKEYQQLLETDHRYLFVAEMVNQGEIVGYASAQLNVIQNVDLLKDRKMLYISEIIVGSKHRGHGTGKLLMQELIELGKELQVDSVELTVSTFNTGAQAFYEQLGLTVRSSRMEYIL is encoded by the coding sequence ATGAGTGAGATTGCCATTAGACGGGCTGTTATCAGAGATTACACCGGAGTATCTTCATTAATGGATGAACTTCATCACTTGCATGTAGAGGCTAGGCCTGACGTATACAGAGAGTTACAGACGAGAATGGACGAAAAGGAATATCAACAACTACTGGAAACGGATCACCGTTATCTCTTTGTTGCTGAAATGGTGAATCAGGGTGAAATTGTTGGATATGCAAGTGCACAGTTAAATGTAATTCAAAATGTAGATTTGTTAAAAGACCGAAAGATGCTGTACATCAGTGAGATCATCGTTGGCAGCAAGCATCGCGGACATGGGACAGGCAAACTGTTGATGCAGGAATTAATCGAACTAGGCAAAGAATTGCAGGTCGACAGTGTTGAGCTGACGGTGTCTACGTTTAATACCGGTGCCCAGGCTTTTTATGAGCAACTAGGTCTGACTGTGCGCAGCAGCAGAATGGAATACATACTATAA
- a CDS encoding heavy metal translocating P-type ATPase, which yields MDKSSTTENATASEPVPSPETAGLQTTLQITGMTCAACSTRIEKGLSRMEGVNQANVNLAIEQATVSYDPKTTNINALRDKVEALGYGTVTESVDLNITGMTCAACSARIEKGLSRLPGVSRANVNLALETGHVEFAAGALKASDITAKIKQLGYGAELQQTQEDTQSVRERELQRKKWKWMISALLSLPLLWAMVGHFSFTSWIWVPDLFMNPWFQLVMAAPVQFVIGWQFYVGAYKALRNGSANMDVLVALGTSAAFFYSLYLTLTSGNAASTMMDHGGTGMAAAAMPTVELYYETSAVLITLILLGKWLEAVAKGRSSQAIKSLIELAPREARVIRDGQEVIVPSAYVAVGDLVLVKPGDSIPVDGVVEEGQSSVDESMLSGESLPVDKKPGDTVTGATLNKNGVLRLRATRVGSDTALSQIIKVVEQAQGSKAPIQRIADVISGIFVPIVVGIAAVTFLIWYLFASPGDFAGSLEKAIAVLVIACPCALGLATPTSIMAGSGRAAEYGVLFKGGEHLESAQKIQTVVLDKTGTVTQGKPVLTDVVTAPEWTEAELLQRVGAAEQSSEHPLAEAIVEGIRGKGLELTHSEQFENIPGYGVRARVQGQEILVGTRRLLTDAKVNVSEETMQQMNNLEEQGRTAMLVAVDGQWAGVVAVADTIKDTSREAIQRLHAMGIDVIMITGDNERTARAVAEQAGIHKVLAEVLPEGKAAEVKKLQESGLKVAMVGDGINDAPALATADIGMAIGTGTDVAMEAADITLMRGDLNSIADAIEMSRRTMGNIKQNLFWALGYNVIGIPIAAVGFLAPWLAGAAMAFSSVSVLLNSLRLQRMKLKSND from the coding sequence ATGGATAAGTCATCAACAACGGAAAACGCAACAGCATCAGAACCCGTGCCATCACCGGAAACAGCGGGATTACAGACAACACTGCAAATTACAGGGATGACCTGTGCTGCCTGCTCTACCCGGATTGAGAAGGGGTTGTCCCGAATGGAAGGGGTCAATCAGGCGAATGTTAACCTAGCCATAGAACAAGCAACCGTATCCTATGATCCAAAGACAACGAACATTAACGCATTACGGGATAAGGTGGAGGCGCTTGGGTATGGTACAGTAACGGAATCCGTGGATCTGAACATTACAGGCATGACCTGTGCTGCTTGTTCTGCTCGAATCGAAAAAGGTCTTTCCCGGTTGCCGGGTGTATCCCGTGCAAACGTGAATCTGGCGCTGGAAACGGGACATGTGGAATTCGCAGCGGGAGCATTGAAGGCATCCGATATTACTGCCAAGATCAAGCAGCTTGGTTATGGCGCTGAATTGCAGCAGACACAGGAAGATACCCAATCGGTGCGTGAGCGTGAATTACAGCGCAAAAAGTGGAAATGGATGATCTCCGCTTTGTTATCTTTGCCATTGCTATGGGCGATGGTGGGCCACTTCTCATTCACTTCGTGGATCTGGGTACCGGATCTGTTCATGAACCCATGGTTCCAACTGGTGATGGCAGCGCCGGTACAGTTTGTCATCGGATGGCAATTCTATGTGGGAGCCTACAAAGCGCTTCGCAATGGCAGTGCCAATATGGATGTACTGGTTGCTTTGGGTACAAGTGCGGCTTTCTTCTACAGCCTTTATCTGACCCTGACCAGTGGCAATGCAGCTTCGACTATGATGGATCATGGTGGGACGGGAATGGCTGCAGCAGCCATGCCAACCGTGGAACTTTATTATGAGACGAGTGCAGTTTTGATTACGCTGATCCTACTGGGAAAATGGTTAGAAGCCGTAGCTAAAGGGCGCTCGTCTCAAGCGATTAAGAGTCTCATTGAACTGGCTCCGCGTGAAGCAAGAGTGATTCGTGATGGACAGGAAGTTATTGTTCCGTCGGCGTATGTCGCGGTAGGTGATCTCGTTCTGGTCAAACCCGGAGACAGCATTCCTGTGGATGGCGTCGTGGAGGAGGGGCAGTCTTCCGTCGATGAATCCATGTTAAGTGGAGAGAGCCTCCCCGTGGATAAAAAACCAGGGGATACCGTTACTGGCGCTACGCTGAACAAAAATGGCGTATTAAGACTGCGTGCGACCCGCGTTGGTTCGGACACGGCCTTATCGCAGATCATTAAAGTGGTTGAACAAGCGCAAGGTTCCAAAGCCCCTATTCAGCGGATTGCGGACGTAATATCAGGTATCTTTGTTCCGATTGTTGTAGGAATCGCAGCAGTGACGTTTCTGATCTGGTACCTGTTCGCCAGTCCCGGTGACTTTGCCGGTTCGCTGGAGAAGGCGATTGCTGTACTTGTCATTGCCTGTCCTTGTGCGCTTGGACTCGCAACCCCAACGTCCATTATGGCTGGATCAGGGCGTGCGGCGGAATATGGTGTGTTGTTCAAAGGCGGTGAACATCTGGAATCGGCACAGAAGATCCAGACCGTCGTACTGGACAAAACAGGTACAGTCACCCAAGGCAAGCCCGTGCTTACGGATGTGGTGACGGCTCCAGAATGGACAGAAGCAGAGCTGTTACAGCGGGTGGGAGCAGCGGAGCAGAGTTCGGAGCATCCTCTGGCTGAGGCCATTGTAGAAGGAATCCGAGGTAAAGGTCTGGAGTTAACCCACTCAGAGCAATTCGAGAACATTCCGGGATATGGCGTGCGAGCTCGGGTTCAGGGACAAGAGATCCTGGTGGGGACCCGCCGACTGCTTACGGATGCGAAGGTGAATGTCTCCGAGGAAACGATGCAGCAGATGAACAACCTTGAAGAACAAGGACGCACAGCGATGCTGGTCGCGGTGGATGGTCAATGGGCTGGGGTTGTTGCTGTAGCTGACACTATCAAGGATACTTCACGGGAAGCCATTCAGCGGCTTCATGCTATGGGAATCGATGTCATCATGATTACGGGAGACAATGAGCGAACAGCACGCGCTGTAGCGGAGCAAGCCGGAATTCATAAAGTTCTGGCTGAGGTACTGCCAGAGGGTAAAGCGGCAGAAGTGAAAAAACTTCAGGAGAGCGGTCTCAAGGTAGCGATGGTTGGAGATGGAATCAACGATGCTCCCGCCCTTGCTACAGCCGATATTGGTATGGCCATTGGAACCGGAACCGATGTAGCGATGGAAGCAGCGGATATTACGCTAATGCGCGGCGATCTGAACAGTATTGCAGATGCAATCGAGATGAGCCGGCGCACGATGGGCAATATCAAGCAGAACCTATTCTGGGCACTTGGTTATAACGTGATTGGGATTCCAATTGCAGCAGTGGGCTTCCTGGCTCCTTGGTTGGCAGGTGCGGCCATGGCGTTCAGCTCTGTATCGGTTTTACTGAATTCGCTGCGTCTGCAACGAATGAAACTTAAAAGCAATGACTGA